A stretch of Microbulbifer sp. SAOS-129_SWC DNA encodes these proteins:
- the arsC gene encoding arsenate reductase (glutaredoxin) (This arsenate reductase requires both glutathione and glutaredoxin to convert arsenate to arsenite, after which the efflux transporter formed by ArsA and ArsB can extrude the arsenite from the cell, providing resistance.), translating into MWTIYHNPRCSKSRQTLQLLQDNGVEPEVVLYLEAPLSAATLAGLLGKLGMGARDLLRTGEDAYKELQLKNTDLSDTQLIEAMVQHPKLIQRPIVVRDDRAVLGRPPENVLELL; encoded by the coding sequence ATGTGGACGATCTATCACAACCCCCGCTGTTCAAAATCTCGCCAGACCCTGCAACTGTTGCAGGACAACGGCGTTGAGCCTGAAGTAGTGCTCTACCTGGAAGCACCGCTCTCGGCGGCAACGCTCGCCGGGCTGCTGGGGAAACTCGGCATGGGCGCGCGCGACCTGCTGCGCACCGGTGAAGATGCCTACAAAGAACTGCAGCTCAAAAATACCGACCTCAGCGACACCCAGCTGATCGAAGCCATGGTGCAGCATCCGAAACTGATCCAGCGCCCTATCGTCGTGCGCGACGACCGCGCCGTACTCGGCCGCCCGCCGGAAAACGTGCTGGAGCTGCTGTAA
- a CDS encoding YihY family inner membrane protein, protein MTELVHRWRRFFTSLWTLFNEKNCRQSAAALTYMTLFAIVPLMTVSYAMLSLFPDFAGLENKLEQQVFAHFVPESGREVQEYISNFSAQAQRLTGAGIGILLITAGLMLRNIEATFNAIWDIPRGRRGVSSFLLYWAILSLGPILLGAGLAASTYLFSQKLFLPEGDTLGVVPMLLRLLPWLFSALAFTLLFTAVPNCRVPLRYGLAGGVITACAFEVAKILFGLMVARSSVKAVYGAFAFVPLFLMWIYLMWMIVLAGCVLVRILSVYHAATGGRKYSDVVATLVLLWAFYRNYQRGQPLREQDISRAGIKPAQWRRIREVLQEHKVVTQTERNDYVLLRDLDSISLMELVQWLNPAPIPEYSHSELHSLPWYGEVERRFTETQAFAGDMLATDLGQLFRAAQEAEAEAQKKERGGAQASKNSKSRSKRGGSKGGSDKTDADGDTVGSLAVVGRRNKRV, encoded by the coding sequence ATGACGGAATTGGTGCATCGCTGGCGTCGCTTCTTTACTTCCCTGTGGACGCTGTTCAACGAAAAGAACTGTCGCCAGAGTGCGGCTGCGCTCACCTATATGACCCTGTTTGCGATAGTACCGCTGATGACGGTGAGCTACGCCATGCTGTCGCTGTTTCCCGACTTTGCCGGTCTGGAAAACAAGCTGGAACAGCAGGTGTTTGCCCATTTCGTGCCCGAGAGTGGTCGCGAAGTGCAGGAGTACATCAGCAACTTCTCCGCCCAGGCCCAGCGCCTGACCGGTGCCGGCATCGGTATACTGCTGATTACGGCGGGCCTGATGCTGCGCAATATCGAGGCGACCTTCAACGCCATCTGGGATATTCCCCGCGGCCGCCGCGGCGTTTCCAGCTTCCTGCTTTACTGGGCCATCCTCAGCCTCGGGCCGATTCTGCTCGGTGCGGGTCTCGCCGCGTCCACCTACCTGTTTTCGCAGAAGCTGTTTTTACCCGAGGGTGACACCCTGGGCGTGGTGCCGATGCTGTTGCGCCTATTGCCGTGGCTGTTTTCTGCACTCGCTTTCACGCTGCTGTTTACCGCGGTGCCCAACTGTCGTGTGCCGCTGCGCTACGGTCTTGCCGGGGGCGTTATCACCGCCTGCGCGTTCGAGGTGGCCAAGATCCTGTTCGGCCTCATGGTGGCGCGCAGCTCGGTCAAGGCGGTCTACGGCGCTTTCGCGTTTGTGCCGCTGTTTCTGATGTGGATATACCTGATGTGGATGATCGTGCTGGCCGGCTGCGTGCTGGTACGCATCCTGTCGGTGTACCACGCGGCCACAGGCGGGCGAAAGTATTCCGACGTGGTGGCGACGCTGGTGCTGTTGTGGGCCTTCTACCGCAACTACCAGCGCGGTCAGCCGTTGCGCGAACAGGACATATCCCGGGCGGGGATCAAGCCGGCACAGTGGCGGCGTATCCGCGAGGTTTTGCAGGAGCACAAGGTGGTGACGCAGACCGAGCGCAACGACTATGTGTTGCTGCGGGATCTCGACTCCATTTCGCTGATGGAGCTGGTACAGTGGCTCAACCCGGCGCCGATACCCGAGTACAGTCACAGTGAGCTGCACAGCCTGCCCTGGTATGGGGAAGTGGAGCGCCGCTTCACTGAGACCCAGGCCTTTGCCGGCGACATGCTCGCCACCGATCTGGGTCAGCTGTTCCGCGCAGCGCAGGAAGCCGAGGCCGAGGCGCAGAAGAAGGAGCGCGGCGGCGCGCAGGCGAGCAAAAATTCCAAGAGCAGAAGCAAGCGTGGGGGAAGTAAAGGTGGCAGTGACAAAACGGATGCCGACGGCGATACGGTTGGCAGTCTGGCTGTGGTTGGCCGTCGCAATAAGCGGGTGTGA
- a CDS encoding phosphatase PAP2 family protein — MRSLPVTLKSVDVSLVLQMVERATRPASRRNYLWLSKSADGWLYLLSPLIVALCSSVAAATQYFTVCGTAYTVERALYWTIKNTTRRLRPPQAIPGLRSVIVAHDRFSLPSGHTSGAFLFITVLSQTLSPLWLLGYFWATGVGTSRVGLGVHFPTDVCAGAALGTSVGLLISGALL, encoded by the coding sequence ATGCGAAGCTTACCTGTCACCCTGAAAAGCGTTGATGTCTCCCTGGTTCTGCAAATGGTCGAACGGGCGACGCGGCCGGCATCCCGGCGCAACTACCTGTGGCTGTCGAAATCCGCCGACGGCTGGCTCTACCTGCTGTCACCGCTGATTGTGGCCCTGTGCAGCAGCGTCGCCGCCGCCACCCAGTACTTCACCGTGTGCGGCACCGCCTACACCGTCGAACGCGCCCTCTACTGGACCATCAAGAACACCACCCGGCGGCTGCGCCCGCCCCAGGCGATTCCCGGCCTGCGCTCGGTGATCGTCGCCCACGATCGCTTCAGCCTGCCCTCCGGGCACACCTCGGGCGCCTTCCTGTTTATCACCGTACTGTCGCAGACCCTCAGCCCACTGTGGCTGCTGGGCTATTTCTGGGCCACCGGGGTCGGCACCTCCCGGGTCGGCCTCGGCGTGCATTTTCCCACCGATGTCTGCGCCGGCGCCGCTCTCGGCACCAGCGTCGGACTGCTGATCAGCGGAGCCCTTCTGTGA
- a CDS encoding ATP-binding protein — translation MLSWLKSLKGRLFLFTGLVLVAFVLMISGVLEHAYRTSLQAAKERELQLHIFTLLAVAEPDGDSLQFPPQLPEQRFNQPDSGLIGAVTDSRGRVIWRSESALAVPQLPSHPLPQGHKDFSELTLPGGDTRYSSFRQGVAWGLDNEHQFTFMVLEDAAPLRAQIQQFRSTLWRWLGLGSALLVLAQLLVTAWGLAPLGAVARALEKMQRGGADRLQGDFPRELKPLTDNLNLLIENERRQREKTRHTLADLAHSLKTPLAVLKGLNFSSEPKVAYQNLIEQVQRMDSIISYQLQRAVTSSPKSILRGVPVAPMVRKILDALEKVYRDKPAEVRLDCADDVLFYGDEGDLMELLGNLLDNGYKYGAGQLDVRIENAGDGRKLRIRVADNGAGMDADKWRQVSRRGVRADEQQPGQGIGLAVVVDIVDSYEGEISVTPSALGGAEISATL, via the coding sequence GTGCTGTCCTGGCTAAAGTCCCTGAAGGGGCGCCTGTTCCTGTTCACCGGCCTGGTGCTGGTGGCCTTCGTGCTGATGATTTCCGGTGTACTGGAGCACGCCTACCGCACATCCCTGCAGGCGGCCAAGGAGCGGGAGCTGCAGCTGCATATCTTTACCCTGCTGGCAGTGGCCGAGCCCGACGGCGACAGCCTGCAGTTTCCGCCCCAGCTGCCGGAACAGCGCTTTAACCAACCGGATTCCGGCCTGATCGGTGCCGTCACCGACAGCCGCGGCCGCGTGATCTGGCGCTCGGAGTCGGCGCTGGCGGTGCCGCAGCTGCCGTCCCACCCGCTGCCCCAGGGGCACAAGGACTTCTCCGAGCTGACCCTGCCCGGCGGTGATACCCGCTACAGCAGTTTCCGCCAGGGTGTGGCCTGGGGGCTCGACAACGAACACCAGTTCACCTTTATGGTGTTGGAAGACGCGGCGCCGCTGCGCGCCCAGATACAGCAGTTCCGCTCGACCCTGTGGCGCTGGCTGGGGTTGGGTTCGGCACTGCTGGTATTGGCGCAGCTGCTGGTGACCGCCTGGGGCCTGGCGCCGCTCGGCGCGGTGGCGCGGGCGCTGGAAAAAATGCAGCGCGGTGGCGCCGACCGGTTGCAGGGGGATTTCCCGCGGGAGCTGAAGCCGCTGACCGACAACCTCAACCTGCTGATCGAAAACGAGCGCCGCCAGCGGGAGAAGACCCGCCATACACTGGCGGATCTTGCCCACAGCCTGAAGACGCCGTTGGCAGTATTGAAGGGGCTGAATTTTTCCAGCGAGCCGAAAGTGGCCTATCAAAACCTGATTGAGCAGGTGCAGCGCATGGACAGCATTATCAGCTACCAGCTGCAGCGCGCCGTTACCAGCTCGCCCAAATCCATCCTGCGCGGCGTACCGGTGGCACCGATGGTGCGGAAAATTCTCGATGCGCTGGAGAAGGTCTATCGGGACAAGCCCGCTGAAGTGCGGCTGGATTGCGCCGACGATGTACTCTTCTACGGCGATGAGGGCGACCTGATGGAGCTGCTTGGTAACCTGCTCGACAACGGCTACAAATACGGCGCCGGGCAACTGGACGTGCGCATCGAAAACGCGGGCGATGGACGCAAGTTGCGGATTCGCGTGGCCGACAACGGCGCCGGTATGGACGCGGACAAATGGCGACAGGTCAGCCGTCGCGGCGTGCGTGCCGACGAGCAGCAGCCGGGGCAGGGGATCGGCCTCGCTGTGGTCGTCGATATTGTCGACAGCTACGAGGGTGAGATCTCCGTAACGCCATCCGCCCTCGGCGGCGCCGAGATTAGCGCAACGCTATAG
- a CDS encoding response regulator transcription factor — translation MRALLVEDEVLLREQLAQSLREAGYTVDEAPDGEEALYLGREYPYDVAVMDLGLPKLDGIEVIRTLRGENKHFPILILTARGHWQERVGGLEAGGDDYLVKPFHTEELLARLNALVRRSAGFSSPVVKAGPIQLDTSAQRVSVADTELELTSFEYKVLEYLMLHPDEVVSKTDLTEHIYEQDCDRDSNVIEVFIGRLRKKFDAAAQLKPIETLRGRGYRFVAPE, via the coding sequence ATGCGTGCACTGTTGGTCGAAGACGAAGTACTGCTGCGCGAGCAGCTGGCGCAGTCGCTGCGCGAGGCGGGCTACACGGTGGACGAGGCCCCCGATGGCGAAGAGGCGCTGTACCTGGGCCGCGAGTATCCCTATGACGTTGCGGTGATGGACCTGGGGCTGCCGAAGCTCGATGGCATCGAGGTAATCCGTACCCTGCGCGGCGAGAACAAGCACTTCCCGATCCTGATTCTCACCGCCCGCGGTCACTGGCAGGAGCGCGTCGGCGGCCTCGAGGCCGGCGGTGACGATTACCTGGTCAAGCCCTTCCACACCGAGGAACTGCTGGCGCGCCTCAACGCACTGGTGCGCCGTTCCGCCGGGTTTTCCTCCCCGGTGGTCAAGGCCGGGCCGATCCAGCTGGATACCAGTGCGCAGCGGGTCTCCGTGGCCGACACCGAGCTGGAGCTGACCTCGTTCGAGTACAAGGTGCTGGAATACCTGATGTTGCACCCGGATGAGGTGGTGTCCAAGACGGATCTCACCGAGCATATCTACGAGCAGGACTGCGACCGCGACAGCAATGTGATCGAGGTGTTTATCGGCCGCCTGCGCAAGAAATTCGATGCGGCGGCACAGCTGAAACCGATTGAGACGCTGCGCGGTCGCGGTTACCGTTTCGTCGCGCCGGAATAG
- a CDS encoding glycine zipper 2TM domain-containing protein encodes MQLYKQLIAAALVAGLVGFSAWASAGDSGYYPNAGEGYDYARVVSATPVYNEVQVRTPRTQCWDQQVAYRQPGSPAGALIGGLIGAAIGNKAGGHGHHRHYRRHSRGASTVAGAAVGALLGSEISRANAPVQYTTEQRCQVVDDYTTRRELVGYDVRYRYNGREYLTRTDQAPGDRIRVRVDVSPAW; translated from the coding sequence ATGCAACTGTACAAGCAACTGATCGCCGCCGCGCTGGTGGCCGGACTGGTAGGTTTCAGCGCCTGGGCGAGCGCCGGCGACAGCGGCTACTACCCGAACGCCGGCGAAGGATACGACTACGCCCGCGTTGTTTCGGCCACGCCGGTCTACAACGAGGTGCAGGTGCGTACGCCGCGTACCCAGTGCTGGGACCAGCAGGTGGCCTACCGCCAGCCGGGCTCTCCCGCCGGGGCGCTGATCGGTGGCCTGATCGGCGCTGCCATCGGCAACAAAGCTGGCGGTCACGGCCATCATCGGCACTACCGCCGCCACAGTCGCGGTGCTTCCACCGTGGCCGGTGCGGCCGTTGGCGCGCTGCTTGGTAGCGAGATCAGCCGCGCCAATGCGCCGGTGCAGTACACGACCGAGCAGCGCTGTCAGGTGGTGGATGACTACACCACCCGCCGCGAGCTGGTCGGCTACGACGTGCGCTATCGCTATAATGGCCGCGAATACCTGACTCGCACCGATCAGGCCCCGGGCGATAGAATCAGGGTTCGCGTCGACGTCTCACCGGCCTGGTGA
- a CDS encoding L-cystine transporter, producing MSISSLLLLIFFAVLLWPLFRWQRSRESLSPAVFAGLLLGVAYGGLVQVARDWGAVPAEVLEWIDVLGDGYINLLHLLVMPLVLVSILGAVVKVSNTRSLGKISVSVLAVLLGTTAVAALVGVLVAHLFGLSAAGLVEGAREATRADVLNQQLGQVSDLSIAQILISFVPQNIFADLAGSRDTSVIAVVVFAVLLGLAALGVRREHPKEGEQIEQFVHVAQVWVMKLVRLVMLLTPYGVMALVAKLVAGSSWADILNLFSFVVASFVAIGLMFVVHGLLLLINGISPLHYFARVWPVLVFAFSSRSSAATIPLNVETQIDELGNAPAIANFSASFGATIGQNGCAGIYPAMLAVMVAVPMGINVFDPVWLATMVAVVVIGSFGIAGVGGGATFAALVVLPALGLPVTIVALLISVEPLIDMARTAVNVNGAMTAGTLTQRWLGDEVPGPETAEG from the coding sequence ATGTCTATCAGTTCTCTCCTCCTGTTGATTTTCTTTGCCGTGCTGCTTTGGCCGCTGTTTCGCTGGCAGCGCAGCCGCGAATCGCTGTCGCCGGCGGTGTTCGCCGGTCTGTTACTGGGTGTCGCGTACGGCGGCCTGGTACAGGTGGCGCGCGACTGGGGCGCGGTGCCGGCCGAGGTATTGGAGTGGATCGACGTGCTCGGAGACGGCTACATCAACCTGCTGCACCTGTTGGTAATGCCGCTGGTACTGGTGTCGATTCTCGGGGCCGTGGTGAAAGTCAGCAACACCCGCTCGCTGGGCAAGATCAGTGTATCGGTACTGGCGGTGCTGCTGGGCACCACCGCGGTGGCGGCACTGGTCGGTGTGCTGGTGGCGCACCTGTTCGGACTGTCGGCTGCGGGCCTGGTGGAAGGGGCGCGTGAAGCGACGCGTGCGGATGTGCTGAATCAGCAGCTGGGCCAGGTGAGCGACCTGAGTATCGCGCAGATACTGATTTCCTTTGTTCCGCAGAATATCTTCGCCGACCTCGCCGGTAGCCGCGATACATCGGTCATCGCAGTGGTGGTGTTTGCGGTGTTGCTGGGGCTGGCAGCGCTGGGCGTGCGCCGCGAACACCCGAAAGAAGGTGAGCAGATCGAGCAATTCGTGCACGTGGCCCAGGTGTGGGTGATGAAGCTGGTGCGCCTGGTCATGCTGCTGACCCCCTACGGCGTTATGGCGCTGGTGGCAAAGCTGGTCGCCGGATCCAGCTGGGCGGATATCCTCAACCTGTTCAGCTTCGTCGTGGCCTCGTTTGTGGCCATCGGGTTGATGTTTGTTGTGCACGGCCTGCTGTTGCTGATCAATGGCATCAGCCCGCTGCACTATTTTGCCCGCGTGTGGCCGGTGCTGGTGTTCGCCTTCAGCTCCCGTTCCAGCGCCGCCACCATTCCGCTGAATGTGGAGACGCAGATCGATGAGCTGGGCAATGCGCCGGCCATCGCCAATTTCTCGGCCTCGTTTGGCGCTACCATCGGCCAGAACGGCTGCGCCGGCATCTATCCGGCGATGCTGGCGGTGATGGTGGCAGTGCCGATGGGGATCAATGTGTTCGATCCGGTATGGCTGGCCACGATGGTGGCGGTGGTGGTGATCGGTTCCTTTGGTATCGCCGGTGTCGGTGGCGGCGCCACCTTCGCCGCGCTGGTGGTGCTGCCCGCCCTGGGGCTGCCGGTGACCATCGTCGCACTGCTGATTTCGGTGGAACCGCTGATCGATATGGCGCGTACGGCGGTCAACGTCAACGGCGCCATGACCGCCGGCACCCTGACCCAGCGCTGGCTCGGTGACGAGGTGCCGGGGCCGGAGACGGCGGAGGGTTAG
- the wrbA gene encoding NAD(P)H:quinone oxidoreductase — protein MSADSEAYVLVLYYSRSGATANLAAELARGVESAGIAARLRTVPPVSPDTEASLPPVPDSGAPYCTSDDLRHCAGLLLGSPTRFGNMASPLRYFLDQTSDLWLDGSLAGKPAAVFTSTGSLHGGQESTLISMMLPLLHHGMLIAGIPYSEAALMHTKSGGTPYGASHWAGANGSELSEDERTLCRALGARVGNLARTLAQGEAV, from the coding sequence ATGTCAGCGGACAGCGAAGCCTACGTACTGGTGCTCTACTACAGCCGCAGCGGCGCTACCGCCAACCTGGCGGCGGAGCTGGCGCGCGGGGTGGAGTCCGCCGGTATCGCCGCGCGCCTGCGCACGGTGCCACCGGTATCCCCGGACACCGAGGCGAGCCTGCCGCCGGTGCCGGACAGCGGTGCGCCCTACTGCACCAGCGACGACCTGCGCCATTGCGCCGGCCTGCTGCTGGGCAGCCCCACCCGCTTTGGCAATATGGCCTCGCCGCTGCGTTACTTTCTCGACCAGACCAGCGACCTGTGGCTCGACGGCAGCCTTGCCGGCAAGCCCGCCGCAGTATTTACCTCCACCGGCAGTCTGCACGGCGGCCAGGAAAGTACGCTGATCTCGATGATGCTGCCGCTGCTGCACCACGGCATGCTGATCGCCGGAATCCCCTACTCCGAGGCCGCCCTGATGCACACCAAGAGCGGTGGCACGCCCTATGGTGCGTCGCACTGGGCGGGGGCAAACGGCAGCGAACTGAGCGAAGACGAACGCACGCTGTGCAGGGCCCTCGGCGCACGCGTGGGCAATCTGGCGCGCACACTGGCACAGGGAGAAGCGGTGTGA
- a CDS encoding PepSY domain-containing protein yields MKLSRVAVRLQPLTLALLLCLGAASAPAAVAHSGSWQPGSPRVEGLRVERLRVQQREVSRDEAAAIVKRRYGGKILAIAEVRRNGRAVYRVKGLSDKSQVYVVYVDKRSGRISR; encoded by the coding sequence GTGAAATTGAGCCGCGTCGCAGTTCGGCTGCAACCCCTGACCCTCGCCCTGTTGTTGTGCCTCGGCGCCGCGTCCGCGCCGGCCGCTGTCGCACATAGTGGTAGCTGGCAGCCGGGGAGTCCGCGGGTCGAAGGCCTGCGGGTGGAGCGCCTGCGGGTACAACAGCGGGAGGTGTCCCGCGACGAGGCCGCGGCCATCGTCAAACGACGCTACGGTGGCAAAATTCTGGCCATCGCCGAAGTGCGGCGCAACGGCCGCGCGGTATACCGGGTCAAGGGCCTGTCGGATAAAAGCCAGGTTTACGTGGTCTATGTCGACAAGCGCAGCGGGCGTATTTCCCGCTAG
- a CDS encoding DUF2069 domain-containing protein has product MSIPLTTKLHSARVLNWLCYCGLLLLFVVRNLFLPGGSLALWLVQTVPLLLVLPGLLKRHFRAYLWLCFILLLYITNGALHVTMPGRDWQHGILLVLSLTLFFSAMMTSRWQRMQ; this is encoded by the coding sequence GTGAGCATTCCCCTGACGACGAAACTGCACAGCGCCCGGGTGTTGAACTGGCTCTGCTACTGCGGCCTGCTGCTCCTGTTTGTGGTGCGCAACCTGTTTCTGCCGGGTGGATCGCTGGCGCTGTGGCTGGTGCAGACGGTGCCGCTACTGCTGGTGCTGCCGGGACTGCTGAAACGCCACTTCCGCGCCTATTTGTGGCTGTGCTTCATATTGCTGCTGTATATCACCAACGGCGCACTCCATGTAACGATGCCAGGGCGCGACTGGCAGCATGGCATATTATTGGTGTTAAGCCTTACACTGTTTTTTTCCGCGATGATGACCAGCCGCTGGCAGCGGATGCAGTGA
- a CDS encoding MJ1255/VC2487 family glycosyltransferase: MKILYGVQGTGNGHISRARAMAKALENYPELEIQWLFSGRSPEKLFSMEAFGDYWWREGLTFVHRKGKVSPIATTRQLDLRRLLRDIRELPVHDFDLVISDFEPVTAWAARRHKKDSLGLGHQYAFNFTIPAPRFQWAARAIMRAFAPAQSSLGMHWYHFGHPILPPIAQPHGGSANEEAHILVYLPFEHHRPLLDQLATLPQRFIVYGAPVELEAASNIELKAPSVEGFRQDVAGARAVICNSGFELIAETLTLGKPILTRPLAGQFEQEANAQALRELQLAEVVDRVNADTIGRWLETQPAGVRIQWPDVAGQIAAWLADGRRQTAAQLAERLWEQVIPGRGATMSSALQAAD, from the coding sequence GTGAAGATACTCTACGGCGTGCAGGGCACCGGCAACGGCCATATCTCCCGTGCCCGCGCCATGGCCAAAGCCCTGGAAAATTACCCCGAACTGGAAATCCAGTGGCTGTTCTCCGGCCGCAGCCCCGAAAAGCTGTTCAGCATGGAAGCCTTCGGCGACTACTGGTGGCGCGAAGGGCTCACTTTCGTCCACCGCAAGGGCAAAGTCAGCCCCATTGCCACCACCCGCCAGCTCGACCTGCGCCGACTGTTGCGGGATATCCGCGAATTGCCGGTGCACGACTTCGACCTCGTGATCAGCGATTTCGAACCGGTCACCGCCTGGGCCGCCCGGCGCCACAAGAAAGACAGCCTCGGGCTCGGCCACCAGTACGCCTTCAATTTCACCATCCCCGCGCCGCGCTTCCAGTGGGCCGCCCGCGCCATCATGCGCGCCTTTGCCCCGGCACAGAGCAGTCTCGGCATGCACTGGTACCACTTCGGCCACCCGATACTGCCGCCGATCGCCCAGCCGCATGGCGGCAGTGCCAATGAAGAAGCACATATTCTTGTCTACCTGCCGTTCGAACATCACCGCCCGCTGCTCGACCAGCTGGCGACCCTGCCGCAGCGATTCATTGTGTACGGCGCCCCGGTGGAGCTGGAAGCGGCGAGTAATATCGAATTGAAGGCACCCTCGGTGGAAGGATTCCGGCAGGATGTCGCCGGTGCCCGCGCAGTGATCTGCAACAGCGGGTTCGAACTGATCGCCGAAACCCTGACCCTCGGCAAGCCCATCCTCACCCGCCCACTGGCCGGCCAGTTCGAGCAGGAAGCCAACGCCCAGGCACTGCGCGAACTGCAGCTGGCCGAAGTGGTTGATCGGGTGAATGCCGATACGATTGGCCGCTGGCTCGAGACTCAGCCGGCTGGCGTGCGTATCCAGTGGCCCGACGTCGCCGGCCAGATCGCCGCCTGGCTCGCCGACGGCCGCCGCCAAACCGCCGCGCAACTGGCGGAGCGGCTGTGGGAGCAGGTAATACCGGGGCGCGGCGCCACGATGAGCTCAGCACTGCAAGCAGCAGACTGA
- a CDS encoding TlpA disulfide reductase family protein yields the protein MAVAISGCEHGGGLSTIDGERVDISGKVLLINYWAEWCKPCREEVPELNRFARATDGVLVLGVNYDRPPAGMVAKQARKMGIEFPLLADDPAPRWKQPRPEVLPSTLVIGADGRWRETLVGPQTETSLTAAVERARGQ from the coding sequence TTGGCCGTCGCAATAAGCGGGTGTGAGCACGGTGGCGGCCTGTCGACGATCGACGGTGAACGCGTCGATATCAGCGGTAAAGTCCTGCTGATCAATTACTGGGCCGAGTGGTGCAAGCCATGCCGGGAGGAGGTCCCGGAGCTGAATCGCTTTGCCCGTGCCACTGACGGGGTACTGGTACTGGGTGTCAACTACGATCGGCCGCCGGCCGGCATGGTCGCCAAGCAGGCGCGCAAAATGGGCATTGAGTTCCCCCTGCTCGCGGACGACCCCGCGCCGCGCTGGAAGCAGCCGCGGCCGGAGGTGCTGCCCAGCACATTGGTGATCGGTGCCGATGGCCGCTGGCGCGAGACCTTGGTCGGGCCGCAGACCGAGACCAGCCTCACCGCCGCTGTGGAGCGCGCGCGGGGCCAGTGA